Proteins encoded in a region of the Flavobacterium sp. MDT1-60 genome:
- a CDS encoding AraC family transcriptional regulator, which produces MSSQEIIKIEDDFTLIRFQNDSLEPFFGQHEVGSGLIQFHFGIKGNAKFLFNQGSYALDLKEEKSLLLYNPQKELPLNLELAPNSWVISVIVSIKKFHALFSAEADYITFLSPDNKDKKYYNEGNISPSMAIVLSQLFHYNLHPSIKNLYYKGKGYELLSLYFNRTEDPNAEQCPFLIDEDNVLKIRKAKEIIIANMAEPPGLQELADEIGLNLKKLKMGFKQIYGDTVYGFLFDYKMDFARKLLDSGSYNVNEVGLKIGYSTGSHFIAAFKKKFATTPKKYLMSINTNV; this is translated from the coding sequence ATGAGTTCTCAGGAAATTATAAAAATTGAAGACGACTTTACGCTTATCCGTTTTCAAAACGACAGTTTAGAACCGTTTTTTGGACAGCATGAAGTTGGTAGTGGTCTGATACAGTTTCACTTCGGGATAAAAGGCAATGCCAAATTTTTGTTCAATCAAGGGAGCTACGCTTTAGATTTGAAGGAAGAAAAATCGCTGCTTTTGTACAATCCACAGAAAGAATTACCGCTGAATTTAGAATTAGCTCCAAACTCGTGGGTCATTTCAGTTATTGTATCGATAAAGAAATTTCACGCGTTGTTTTCTGCGGAAGCAGATTATATTACTTTTTTAAGTCCTGATAATAAGGACAAAAAGTATTATAACGAAGGAAATATCAGTCCTTCTATGGCTATTGTGTTGAGTCAGCTGTTTCATTATAACCTTCACCCATCGATAAAAAACCTTTATTACAAAGGAAAAGGATACGAATTGTTGAGTTTGTATTTCAACAGAACCGAAGACCCAAACGCAGAACAATGTCCGTTTTTGATTGATGAAGATAACGTATTAAAAATAAGAAAAGCAAAAGAAATCATCATTGCGAACATGGCCGAACCGCCTGGATTACAAGAATTAGCAGATGAAATTGGTTTGAATTTGAAGAAACTAAAAATGGGTTTCAAACAAATTTACGGCGACACGGTTTACGGTTTTCTATTCGATTACAAAATGGATTTTGCCCGAAAATTGCTTGATAGCGGATCTTATAATGTAAACGAAGTAGGGTTGAAAATCGGTTACAGTACCGGAAGTCACTTTATTGCGGCATTCAAGAAAAAATTTGCGACAACTCCTAAAAAGTATTTGATGTCGATTAATACGAATGTTTAG
- a CDS encoding CopD family protein, with translation MEYYNYLKSLHLIFVITWFAGLFYIVRLFVYQIEANEKPSPEKEILQAQYKIMTYRLWYIITWPSAILASIFAFWMLLFTDLGNAWLKMPWMHVKLCFVFLLYLYHLKCHQIFKQLQNDEVKYSNNFMRLWNEGATIILFAVVFLVVLKSAINWIFGVIGIVLFSVLIMLGFRFYKRIREKK, from the coding sequence ATGGAATATTACAATTATCTAAAATCATTACATCTTATTTTTGTAATAACCTGGTTTGCAGGGTTGTTTTATATTGTGCGTTTGTTTGTATATCAAATTGAAGCCAACGAAAAACCATCTCCTGAAAAGGAAATTTTACAAGCGCAATACAAAATAATGACCTACCGTTTGTGGTATATTATTACTTGGCCATCAGCAATTTTGGCCAGTATTTTTGCTTTTTGGATGTTACTTTTTACCGATTTAGGAAATGCCTGGCTTAAAATGCCATGGATGCACGTAAAATTGTGTTTTGTTTTCTTGCTGTATTTATATCATTTAAAATGCCATCAGATTTTCAAACAATTGCAAAATGATGAGGTAAAATATTCCAACAATTTCATGCGTTTATGGAATGAAGGTGCAACGATAATACTATTTGCCGTAGTATTTCTGGTAGTTTTAAAAAGTGCCATCAACTGGATCTTCGGCGTTATCGGAATTGTTTTATTCTCGGTTTTAATTATGCTGGGATTCCGATTTTATAAAAGAATTCGCGAGAAAAAATAA
- a CDS encoding metal-dependent transcriptional regulator: MTFSEENYLKSIYHLTASNDTEVSTNAIAEMMETKASSVTDMLKKLADKDLVNYKKYQGVSLTENGKLAAKMIVRKHRLWEVFLVEKLNFSWDEVHDIAEQLEHIKSEQLINRLDDFLGNPTEDPHGDPIPDANGRIVKIEKQLLSELTEHQIGVCVGVKDTSSEFLKYLDKQEIALGSKIEFLSKESFDLSVKIKIDGRELSISNKIASNLFVKLI, from the coding sequence ATGACTTTCTCAGAAGAAAATTACCTTAAATCAATATATCATCTTACTGCTTCAAATGATACTGAAGTCAGCACTAACGCTATTGCGGAAATGATGGAAACCAAAGCTTCATCAGTTACAGATATGCTTAAAAAGCTGGCAGACAAAGATTTGGTAAATTATAAAAAATACCAGGGCGTTTCATTGACCGAAAACGGAAAATTGGCCGCTAAAATGATTGTTCGGAAACATCGTTTATGGGAAGTTTTTCTGGTAGAGAAACTAAACTTTAGCTGGGATGAGGTTCACGATATTGCCGAGCAATTAGAACACATCAAATCAGAGCAATTGATTAATCGTTTGGATGATTTTCTGGGAAATCCGACCGAAGATCCGCACGGTGACCCAATTCCGGATGCGAATGGCCGAATTGTGAAGATCGAAAAACAGCTTCTTTCAGAATTAACGGAACATCAAATTGGTGTTTGCGTGGGTGTAAAAGATACTTCTTCAGAGTTTTTGAAATATCTGGACAAACAGGAAATTGCTTTGGGATCTAAAATCGAGTTTCTTTCTAAAGAATCTTTCGATTTGTCGGTTAAAATTAAGATTGACGGAAGGGAATTATCTATTTCTAATAAAATTGCTTCTAACTTATTTGTAAAGCTTATTTAG
- the hemH gene encoding ferrochelatase: MKGVLLVNLGSPESPTTKDVKPYLDEFLMDKYVIDVPYLLRAFLVRGIILRKRPEESAHAYAKIWWEEGSPLVVLSERMQKKVQPLVNVPVSLAMRYGSMTIEKGLQELHEKGVTEVMLFPLYPQYAMASTLTILVKAEEIRKKKFPHMTFTDVPAFYNKPDYIKNLADSIQKHLVGFDYDHLLFSYHGIPERHIRKTDVTKSHCKIDGSCCNTPSPAHDFCYRHQCYETTRQVVKLLGLPADKYSLTFQSRLAGDKWLEPYTDVEIDNMPAKGIKKLAVVTPAFVSDCLETLEEIAMRAKEDFEAKGGEDFLAIPCLNDDDEWCQTVSNWINDWAK, from the coding sequence ATGAAAGGCGTATTATTAGTAAACTTAGGATCTCCGGAAAGTCCAACTACAAAAGATGTAAAACCGTATTTAGACGAATTTTTAATGGATAAATACGTGATCGATGTTCCGTATTTGTTGAGAGCATTTTTAGTTCGTGGAATCATCCTAAGAAAAAGACCCGAAGAATCAGCACACGCTTATGCGAAAATTTGGTGGGAAGAAGGTTCTCCGTTAGTAGTCCTTTCGGAAAGAATGCAGAAAAAAGTACAGCCTTTGGTAAACGTTCCTGTTTCTTTGGCAATGCGCTACGGAAGCATGACTATTGAAAAAGGGCTGCAGGAATTGCACGAAAAAGGAGTTACAGAAGTAATGCTTTTTCCATTATATCCGCAATATGCAATGGCTTCGACTTTGACCATTTTAGTGAAAGCAGAAGAAATTCGTAAGAAGAAATTTCCACACATGACTTTTACAGATGTTCCTGCGTTTTACAACAAACCAGATTACATCAAGAATTTAGCCGATTCAATTCAAAAACATTTAGTTGGTTTTGATTACGATCACTTATTATTCTCATATCACGGAATTCCCGAGCGTCATATCCGCAAAACAGATGTAACCAAATCACATTGCAAAATTGATGGTTCTTGCTGTAACACGCCTTCGCCGGCGCATGATTTTTGTTACCGCCATCAATGTTATGAAACAACAAGACAAGTCGTAAAATTATTAGGACTTCCTGCAGATAAATACAGCTTGACTTTTCAATCGCGTTTAGCGGGAGACAAATGGTTAGAACCTTATACAGATGTTGAAATTGATAACATGCCAGCAAAAGGAATCAAGAAATTAGCGGTTGTGACGCCTGCTTTTGTGTCTGATTGTTTAGAAACTTTAGAAGAAATCGCAATGCGCGCCAAAGAAGATTTTGAAGCAAAAGGAGGAGAAGACTTTTTAGCGATTCCGTGTTTGAATGATGATGATGAGTGGTGTCAGACTGTGAGTAATTGGATTAACGATTGGGCTAAATAA
- a CDS encoding enoyl-CoA hydratase/isomerase family protein: MNYENLLISIEEKIATVTINRPTKLNALNKATISDLNKAIKILGKNDEVGVIILTGSGEKAFVAGADISEFANYTVVEGAQLAAEGQESLFDYIENLKKPVIAAVNGFALGGGLELAMACHFRVASDNAKMGLPEVTLGLIPGYGGTQRLPQLVGKGRAMEMIMTAAMISAEEAKQYGLVNHVVPQAELLDFTNGIAQKIIKNAPFAIGKAIKAINANFKDGKDGFETEIKSFGKCFGTQDFKEGTTAFLEKRKAEFTGK; the protein is encoded by the coding sequence ATGAACTACGAAAATCTTTTAATTTCTATTGAAGAAAAAATTGCTACCGTAACCATAAACAGACCTACAAAACTGAACGCTTTAAACAAAGCAACTATCAGCGATCTGAATAAAGCGATCAAAATATTAGGTAAAAATGATGAGGTTGGCGTTATTATCCTGACTGGAAGCGGCGAAAAAGCTTTTGTGGCTGGTGCTGATATTTCGGAATTTGCCAATTATACAGTAGTTGAAGGTGCGCAATTGGCAGCTGAAGGACAAGAATCTCTTTTTGATTATATAGAAAATTTAAAGAAACCAGTAATTGCAGCCGTTAATGGTTTTGCTCTTGGTGGCGGATTAGAGTTGGCAATGGCCTGTCATTTCAGAGTAGCTTCAGATAATGCAAAAATGGGATTGCCGGAAGTAACTTTAGGATTGATTCCGGGTTATGGCGGGACACAGCGTTTACCCCAATTAGTAGGTAAAGGCCGTGCGATGGAAATGATTATGACTGCTGCTATGATTTCTGCCGAAGAAGCTAAACAATACGGTTTAGTAAATCATGTAGTGCCTCAGGCTGAACTTCTTGATTTTACAAACGGAATCGCTCAAAAAATCATTAAAAATGCTCCATTTGCTATCGGAAAAGCGATAAAAGCCATCAATGCGAACTTTAAAGACGGAAAAGATGGTTTTGAAACTGAAATAAAATCATTTGGAAAATGTTTCGGAACTCAGGATTTTAAAGAAGGAACAACAGCATTTTTAGAGAAAAGAAAAGCTGAATTTACAGGGAAATAA
- a CDS encoding uroporphyrinogen-III synthase has protein sequence MAKSIQILSTKKLSGEQRQALTATNLDVVDIDFIQTQNKSFELKDLNENLIFTSQNAVHSILSHPKAEELKSKNVFCVGLKTKILLSESGFNVVAYTGYASDLAEIITLIYRNESFTFFSGNLRRETLPQALKEADVKFNEIQVYDTSLTPQKIKTAFDAILFFSPSGVESYLKDNTIKKETCFCIGETTADVLHKITKNIIIADQPTVEDVIEDVIAEYSNKL, from the coding sequence ATGGCAAAATCAATTCAGATATTATCTACCAAAAAGCTATCGGGCGAACAAAGACAAGCATTAACAGCTACCAATTTAGATGTTGTTGATATCGATTTCATTCAGACTCAAAATAAATCTTTCGAACTAAAAGACCTCAACGAAAATCTAATTTTCACCAGTCAGAATGCTGTTCACAGTATTTTATCGCATCCAAAAGCGGAAGAACTTAAAAGTAAAAACGTTTTTTGTGTTGGATTAAAAACTAAGATTTTATTATCCGAAAGCGGCTTCAATGTTGTCGCTTATACCGGTTATGCTTCAGATTTAGCCGAAATCATCACTTTAATTTATCGTAACGAAAGCTTTACTTTTTTCAGCGGAAACCTTCGCAGAGAAACTTTACCACAAGCTTTAAAAGAAGCAGATGTAAAATTCAATGAAATTCAGGTTTACGATACATCATTAACACCTCAGAAAATAAAAACAGCTTTTGACGCGATCTTATTTTTCAGTCCTTCTGGCGTTGAAAGTTATTTGAAAGACAATACCATAAAAAAAGAAACCTGCTTTTGCATTGGAGAAACCACTGCAGACGTTTTACATAAAATTACCAAAAATATCATCATAGCAGATCAGCCAACGGTTGAGGACGTAATTGAAGATGTAATTGCTGAATACAGCAATAAGCTTTAA
- the hemE gene encoding uroporphyrinogen decarboxylase yields MLKNDLFLKALKGETVQRPPVWMMRQAGRYLPEFIALRDKYDFFTRCQTPELAAEITVQPIRRIAPDAAILFSDILVVPQAMGIEVLMKENFGPFLPNPIRSLADVHRVYVPDIQESLGYVMDAIKLTKEMLNDEVPLIGFAGSPWTIFCYAVEGKGSKSFDTAKGFCFSNPAAAHTLLQKITDTTILYLKEKVKAGVDAVQIFDSWGGMLSPVDYQEFSWKYINQIVEALADHAPVIVFGKGCWFALGEMGKSRASALGVDWTCSARNARYLSGGNITLQGNFDPSRLLSPIPTIKKMVHEMIDEFGKDKYVVNLGHGILPNIPVDHAKAFIDAVKEYGQ; encoded by the coding sequence ATGTTAAAAAACGACCTATTTTTAAAAGCATTAAAAGGAGAAACTGTTCAACGTCCACCCGTATGGATGATGCGTCAAGCCGGAAGATATTTACCAGAATTCATCGCTTTGCGTGATAAATACGATTTCTTTACCCGTTGTCAAACTCCGGAATTAGCAGCAGAAATTACTGTTCAGCCAATTCGCAGAATTGCGCCTGATGCAGCGATTTTATTCTCAGATATTTTGGTTGTGCCGCAAGCAATGGGAATCGAAGTTTTAATGAAAGAGAATTTTGGTCCGTTTTTACCAAATCCTATTCGTTCATTGGCAGATGTACACAGAGTTTACGTTCCGGATATTCAGGAAAGTTTAGGTTATGTAATGGATGCCATTAAATTGACTAAGGAAATGTTAAATGACGAAGTACCATTAATTGGTTTCGCAGGTTCGCCTTGGACAATTTTTTGTTATGCTGTTGAAGGAAAAGGTTCTAAAAGTTTTGATACTGCAAAAGGTTTCTGTTTCTCAAACCCGGCAGCAGCACATACATTACTACAAAAAATCACAGATACAACCATTTTATACTTAAAAGAAAAAGTAAAAGCAGGAGTTGATGCTGTTCAGATTTTTGATTCATGGGGAGGAATGCTTTCTCCGGTTGATTATCAGGAATTCTCATGGAAATACATCAACCAAATCGTTGAAGCTTTGGCTGATCATGCTCCGGTTATTGTTTTCGGAAAAGGATGTTGGTTTGCTCTTGGCGAAATGGGTAAAAGTAGAGCTTCGGCATTGGGTGTAGATTGGACTTGTTCAGCTAGAAATGCACGTTACTTGTCTGGTGGAAACATTACTTTACAAGGAAACTTTGATCCGTCAAGATTGCTTTCTCCAATTCCAACCATCAAAAAAATGGTTCACGAAATGATCGACGAATTCGGAAAAGATAAATATGTTGTAAATTTAGGTCACGGAATTTTACCAAATATCCCTGTAGATCACGCGAAAGCGTTTATTGACGCG
- a CDS encoding PAS domain-containing sensor histidine kinase translates to MIVLIVVASFLLASISIIQFKNEAKEYHQERLERKENAVKEHINYVLSTTTYPLKTANLDLIFKDKIHELAQIHKIEINIYSLDGKLLKSSKESFAVDKVAPPVPDYILKLVRSSIEKRFVDIKTIDGVKNRSSYSLIKDEKFKPLGILNLPYLEDDGYYDNELNTFLIRLSQVYSFMLIVAFALAYFLSTYITKSLKTISDKLEETNLDQKNEKIVLEANSKEVNFLIRAYNGMVDKLETSAIKLAQSEREEAWREMAKQVAHEIKNPLTPMRLTVQSFQRKFDPTAPDVKQKLNDYSETLIQQIDTMTAVASAFSNFASMPAQQNETLNVVEVVELALDIFNEDYIVFESEEEEIISKMDRTQLIRVITNLVKNATQAIPESQFHKSILVTVKRINNTVEIAVKDNGIGIQKLDIGRIFEPKFTTKTSGMGLGLGIIKNIIENYKGTITFESTFGKGTTFTVSLPITNS, encoded by the coding sequence ATGATTGTATTGATTGTTGTGGCATCTTTTTTATTGGCTTCCATTTCGATTATTCAGTTTAAAAATGAAGCCAAAGAATACCATCAGGAACGTTTGGAGCGTAAAGAAAATGCCGTAAAAGAACATATCAATTACGTGCTTTCTACCACAACATATCCTTTAAAAACAGCCAATTTAGATTTGATTTTTAAAGATAAAATCCACGAATTGGCTCAAATTCACAAAATTGAAATCAATATTTACAGCCTTGACGGAAAACTGCTGAAATCTTCAAAAGAATCTTTTGCGGTTGATAAAGTAGCACCTCCTGTTCCGGATTACATACTGAAATTGGTTCGGTCTTCGATCGAAAAACGTTTTGTGGATATTAAAACTATCGATGGAGTCAAAAACAGATCTTCCTATAGTTTGATTAAGGATGAAAAATTCAAACCACTCGGAATATTAAATCTCCCGTATTTAGAAGATGACGGATATTACGACAATGAGTTGAACACTTTCCTGATTCGTTTGAGTCAGGTATATTCCTTTATGCTGATTGTGGCTTTTGCCTTGGCGTATTTCCTTTCAACTTACATTACAAAATCACTTAAAACCATTTCTGATAAACTGGAAGAAACAAACTTAGATCAGAAAAATGAGAAGATTGTTTTAGAGGCAAATAGCAAAGAAGTTAACTTCCTGATCAGAGCTTATAACGGAATGGTGGACAAACTCGAAACCAGCGCCATAAAACTGGCTCAAAGCGAACGTGAAGAAGCGTGGCGCGAAATGGCTAAACAGGTCGCGCACGAAATTAAAAATCCGCTTACGCCAATGCGTTTGACCGTACAGAGTTTTCAACGCAAGTTTGATCCGACCGCACCCGATGTCAAACAGAAATTAAACGATTATTCGGAAACTTTAATTCAGCAAATTGACACCATGACGGCGGTGGCTTCTGCTTTTTCAAATTTTGCTTCGATGCCGGCACAGCAAAATGAAACACTTAATGTTGTTGAGGTTGTAGAACTGGCTTTGGATATTTTCAACGAAGACTATATCGTTTTTGAAAGTGAAGAAGAGGAAATCATCTCCAAAATGGACCGTACGCAACTAATACGTGTGATTACCAATTTGGTTAAAAATGCAACACAGGCGATTCCGGAAAGCCAATTTCATAAATCTATTTTGGTCACAGTTAAACGTATAAACAATACGGTTGAAATTGCAGTTAAAGATAACGGAATCGGAATTCAGAAACTGGATATCGGCAGGATATTCGAACCAAAGTTTACGACCAAAACCAGCGGAATGGGTCTTGGACTCGGAATTATAAAAAACATCATCGAAAATTACAAAGGAACAATTACCTTTGAATCAACTTTCGGAAAAGGAACCACATTTACTGTTTCTTTGCCTATCACAAACTCATAA
- the hemC gene encoding hydroxymethylbilane synthase, with amino-acid sequence MAEKTIRIGTRDSELALWQAHTVEKKLNDLGYKTKIVAVKSTGDIILDKPLYELGITGIFTKTLDVAMINGDCDIAVHSMKDVPTALPKGIVQAAVLERANVLDILVHKGNPDFDQPSTIATGSLRRQALWFNKYPNHTVVDLRGNVNTRMQKLQDNNWDGAVFAAAGLERINIKPENYINLDWMIPAPAQGAMLVVAMENDNYILDALSQLNHIETEICTYIERQFLRTLEGGCTAPIGALVTYNEDEDTLHFQGVLLSVDGKQKLEIDKTVAISEWKKLGFFAAQEILNNGGTELMQSIKESLKK; translated from the coding sequence ATGGCTGAAAAAACAATCAGAATAGGAACTCGCGATAGCGAATTGGCACTTTGGCAAGCACATACTGTCGAGAAAAAACTAAACGATTTAGGTTATAAAACCAAGATTGTTGCTGTAAAATCTACAGGCGATATCATTTTGGACAAACCGCTTTACGAACTTGGCATTACCGGAATTTTTACTAAAACGCTGGATGTTGCCATGATTAACGGTGATTGTGATATTGCAGTTCACTCGATGAAAGATGTTCCAACAGCTTTACCAAAAGGAATTGTTCAGGCTGCTGTTTTGGAAAGAGCCAATGTTTTAGACATCCTGGTTCATAAAGGAAATCCGGATTTTGACCAACCAAGTACAATTGCAACCGGAAGTTTACGTCGTCAGGCATTATGGTTCAATAAATACCCAAATCATACGGTGGTTGATTTACGCGGAAACGTAAACACACGCATGCAAAAACTACAGGACAATAACTGGGACGGAGCTGTTTTTGCGGCTGCAGGTTTGGAGCGCATTAACATAAAACCAGAAAATTATATCAATCTTGATTGGATGATTCCCGCGCCGGCACAAGGAGCAATGCTTGTTGTGGCAATGGAAAATGACAATTATATTTTAGATGCACTTTCGCAGTTAAATCATATTGAAACGGAGATCTGTACTTATATCGAACGTCAGTTTTTGAGAACGCTGGAAGGTGGCTGTACAGCGCCAATTGGAGCTTTGGTTACTTATAATGAAGACGAAGACACATTACACTTTCAAGGTGTTTTACTTTCTGTTGATGGAAAACAAAAACTGGAAATCGACAAGACCGTTGCTATTTCAGAATGGAAAAAGCTAGGATTCTTTGCCGCTCAGGAAATTTTGAATAATGGCGGAACCGAATTGATGCAATCTATTAAAGAATCTCTAAAAAAATAA
- the hemA gene encoding glutamyl-tRNA reductase — MENNNVPKHLYFYSVGLSYKKADAEVRGQFSLDAVAKTRLLEQAKTEGIESLIVTSTCNRTEIYGFAEHPFQLIKLICDNSNGSVDAFQKVGFVYKNQEAINHLFRVGTGLDSQILGDFEIISQIKTSFAHSKAMGLANTFVERLVNAVIQASKKIKNETEISSGATSVSFASVQYIIKNVEDIGNKNILLFGTGKIGRNTCENLVKHTKNEHITLINRTKDKAEKLAGKLNLIVKDYSELHLELQKADVVVVATGAQNPTVDKAILNLKKPLLILDLSIPKNVHENVEDLEGVTLIHMDYLSQLTDETLENRKLHIPAAEAIIEEIKEEFVVWMKGRKFAPTINALKEKLNAIKDSELNFQSKKITDFNEAQAEIISNRIIQKITTHFANHLKDDDTMVDESIEWIEKVFKIKAS, encoded by the coding sequence ATGGAAAACAATAATGTACCGAAACACCTCTATTTTTATTCAGTTGGTCTGAGTTATAAAAAAGCTGATGCTGAGGTAAGAGGTCAATTTAGTTTGGATGCAGTTGCCAAAACGCGTTTGCTGGAACAGGCTAAAACAGAAGGAATAGAAAGTTTAATTGTCACTTCGACTTGCAACAGAACCGAGATCTACGGTTTTGCTGAACACCCTTTTCAATTAATAAAACTTATTTGCGATAATAGTAACGGATCTGTAGATGCTTTCCAAAAAGTGGGATTCGTTTACAAAAACCAGGAAGCCATTAATCATTTGTTTCGCGTAGGAACTGGTTTAGACAGTCAGATTCTGGGCGATTTCGAAATTATTTCTCAAATCAAAACGAGTTTTGCACATTCAAAAGCAATGGGATTAGCCAATACTTTCGTGGAAAGACTGGTGAATGCTGTGATTCAGGCGAGCAAAAAAATCAAGAACGAAACGGAGATTAGTTCCGGAGCGACTTCGGTTTCTTTTGCATCGGTACAATACATCATCAAAAATGTAGAAGACATTGGCAATAAAAATATTTTACTTTTCGGAACAGGAAAAATCGGAAGAAATACTTGCGAAAATCTTGTAAAACACACCAAAAACGAACATATCACTTTAATCAACCGAACGAAAGACAAAGCTGAGAAGTTGGCCGGAAAATTAAATTTGATTGTTAAAGATTATTCGGAACTGCATTTAGAGCTTCAAAAAGCAGATGTTGTGGTTGTCGCTACTGGTGCGCAAAACCCAACAGTTGACAAAGCCATCTTAAATCTTAAAAAACCTTTATTGATTTTAGATTTATCTATTCCGAAAAACGTTCATGAAAACGTAGAGGATCTAGAAGGCGTAACACTGATTCACATGGATTATTTGTCGCAATTGACAGATGAAACTTTGGAAAACAGAAAATTACACATTCCGGCTGCAGAAGCCATTATTGAAGAAATCAAAGAAGAATTTGTGGTTTGGATGAAAGGCAGAAAATTTGCCCCAACTATCAATGCTTTAAAAGAAAAACTGAACGCGATTAAAGATTCAGAATTAAACTTTCAAAGCAAAAAAATCACTGATTTTAATGAAGCTCAGGCTGAAATCATCAGCAACAGAATCATTCAAAAAATCACTACACATTTCGCAAACCACTTAAAAGACGACGACACCATGGTCGATGAAAGCATCGAATGGATCGAGAAAGTCTTCAAAATAAAAGCATCTTAA